One segment of Ipomoea triloba cultivar NCNSP0323 chromosome 12, ASM357664v1 DNA contains the following:
- the LOC116000252 gene encoding uncharacterized protein At3g28850-like, protein MGCATSKPKVCRHCKAPCSPVRRSYSMQGEAYHSVALTSSTLGSLKLDPLYQNQNQSSISIDKDGFGMGFIEAKTWSEMINEKIPKLVPKTPISTPPGEPETINAWELMEGLEDVSPLKPPHHVRSFSFHVSRNPTPFPDDQPTPRVKDDTDASIKPPWVESGDEESNSTSNDTSIASEFDPEMISAFRKALGSVSPANPPFLGEEEYKKKLGKNRVVVYFTSLRGVRKTYEDCCNVRAILKALGVKIDERDVSMHSGFKEELKELLGDGYGGACLPRVFIGKKFIGGADEIRRMHEDGQLEKALEGCERADGGGCGGGDRGNGGVCESCGDIRFVPCETCSGSCKIYCEADYDDEDEDDEEFDDNKDNDDYGFQRCPDCNENGLIRCPICCD, encoded by the coding sequence ATGGGTTGCGCTACTTCAAAGCCGAAAGTTTGCCGGCACTGCAAGGCTCCATGTTCTCCGGTGCGCCGGAGCTATTCAATGCAAGGGGAGGCCTACCACAGCGTGGCTCTCACCTCCTCCACGCTCGGGTCTCTGAAGCTCGATCCGCTATATCAGAACCAGAATCAGAGCAGTATAAGTATAGATAAAGATGGGTTTGGTATGGGATTTATTGAGGCAAAAACATGGTCAGAAATGATCAATGAAAAGATTCCGAAATTGGTTCCGAAAACGCCGATAAGCACTCCTCCCGGCGAGCCGGAGACGATCAATGCTTGGGAGTTAATGGAGGGGCTAGAAGACGTTAGCCCCCTCAAGCCTCCCCACCATGTCCGAAGCTTCTCTTTCCACGTGTCACGCAATCCCACTCCCTTCCCGGACGATCAACCGACTCCGAGAGTGAAAGACGACACCGACGCATCAATTAAGCCGCCGTGGGTGGAATCCGGCGACGAAGAATCGAATTCCACATCAAACGACACCTCAATCGCGTCGGAATTCGACCCGGAGATGATATCCGCTTTCCGGAAAGCGCTGGGGAGCGTTTCGCCGGCGAATCCTCCGTTTCTCGGAGAAGAAGAGTACAAGAAGAAATTGGGGAAAAACAGAGTGGTTGTGTACTTCACGAGCCTGAGAGGAGTGAGGAAGACGTACGAGGATTGCTGCAATGTTAGAGCGATTTTGAAGGCGTTAGGAGTTAAGATTGACGAGAGGGACGTGTCTATGCATTCAGGGTTTAAGGAGGAGCTGAAAGAGCTATTGGGGGATGGTTACGGCGGCGCGTGCTTGCCTAGAGTGTTTATCGGTAAAAAGTTCATCGGCGGCGCCGATGAAATCAGGCGAATGCACGAGGACGGGCAGCTTGAGAAGGCTTTGGAAGGCTGCGAAAGGGCGGATGGCGGTGGCTGCGGCGGCGGAGATAGGGGGAATGGTGGCGTTTGTGAGAGCTGTGGGGATATAAGATTTGTGCCGTGTGAGACGTGTTCAGGGAGTTGTAAAATTTACTGTGAAGCTGATTATGATGACGAGGACGAGGACGACGAGGAGTTTGATGATAATAAGGATAATGATGATTATGGTTTTCAGAGATGTCCAGATTGCAACGAGAATGGACTCATACGATGTCCAATTTGTTGTGACTGA
- the LOC116000073 gene encoding homeobox-leucine zipper protein ATHB-23-like isoform X1, producing MMNMISGNGIMAAFVPPLPPPPETSITFQNPEEENHFSHHHHDFNGAANVSTLLMRRSVSFTGLERPWENQHHHHHQVDDDTSDDGCSQLGEKKRRLSLEQVKALEKSFEVGNKLEPERKMQLARALGLQPRQIAIWFQNRRARSKTKQLEKDYELLKRQFEALSADNDALKSQNKKLHSELQLMALRSRESKGSGPGSAMIINLNKETEGSWNNNNNNVSENNSIIDVNLGSATTTADSPLYSNKHHHHHHHVLPPPPPSSIAQTNLPPHHHVQDEGYCNMFGSAMDEQAEFLAMAPGSTTFPLSFSFS from the exons atgatGAACATGATTTCCGGCAACGGCATCATGGCGGCGTTTGTCCCTCCCCTTCCGCCGCCGCCGGAAACTTCCATCACATTCCAAAACCCAGAAGAAGAAAACCACTTCTCTCATCACCATCACGACTTCAACGGCGCCGCCAATGTTTCGACGCTGTTAATGAGGAGATCCGTGTCGTTCACGGGCTTGGAGAGGCCGTGGGAGAatcagcatcatcatcatcatcaagtggACGATGACACGTCGGACGACGGGTGCTCGCAGCTGGGGGAGAAGAAGCGGCGGCTGAGCTTGGAGCAAGTGAAGGCGCTGGAGAAGAGCTTCGAGGTGGGCAACAAGCTTGAGCCGGAGAGGAAAATGCAGCTGGCTAGGGCTTTGGGTTTGCAGCCGAGACAGATCGCTATTTGGTTCCAGAACAGACGCGCCAGGTCTAAGACTAAGCAATTGGAGAAGGATTATGAATTGTTGAAGAGACAATTTGAGGCTCTCTCTGCTGATAATGATGCCCTTAAGTCTCAAAACAAAAAGCTCCACTCAGag CTGCAGTTAATGGCACTGAGGAGCAGGGAATCAAAGGGGAGTGGACCAGGCAGCGCCATGATTATTAATCTGAACAAAGAAACAGAGGGATcttggaacaacaacaacaacaacgtaaGTGAGAACAACAGCATTATTGATGTTAATCTGGGCAGCGCCACCACCACAGCGGACAGCCCACTTTACTCCAacaaacatcatcatcatcatcatcatgtcTTGCCGCCACCGCCGCCTTCCTCAATTGCCCAAACAAATCTGCCGCCTCATCATCATGTTCAAGATGAAGGGTATTGCAATATGTTTGGGTCCGCCATGGACGAGCAGGCCGAGTTCTTGGCCATGGCCCCGGGCTCCACAACATTCCCATTGAGCTTCTCCTTCTCTTAG
- the LOC116000073 gene encoding homeobox-leucine zipper protein ATHB-23-like isoform X2, producing MMNMISGNGIMAAFVPPLPPPPETSITFQNPEEENHFSHHHHDFNGAANVSTLLMRRSVSFTGLERPWENQHHHHHQVDDDTSDDGCSQLGEKKRRLSLEQVKALEKSFEVGNKLEPERKMQLARALGLQPRQIAIWFQNRRARSKTKQLEKDYELLKRQFEALSADNDALKSQNKKLHSELMALRSRESKGSGPGSAMIINLNKETEGSWNNNNNNVSENNSIIDVNLGSATTTADSPLYSNKHHHHHHHVLPPPPPSSIAQTNLPPHHHVQDEGYCNMFGSAMDEQAEFLAMAPGSTTFPLSFSFS from the exons atgatGAACATGATTTCCGGCAACGGCATCATGGCGGCGTTTGTCCCTCCCCTTCCGCCGCCGCCGGAAACTTCCATCACATTCCAAAACCCAGAAGAAGAAAACCACTTCTCTCATCACCATCACGACTTCAACGGCGCCGCCAATGTTTCGACGCTGTTAATGAGGAGATCCGTGTCGTTCACGGGCTTGGAGAGGCCGTGGGAGAatcagcatcatcatcatcatcaagtggACGATGACACGTCGGACGACGGGTGCTCGCAGCTGGGGGAGAAGAAGCGGCGGCTGAGCTTGGAGCAAGTGAAGGCGCTGGAGAAGAGCTTCGAGGTGGGCAACAAGCTTGAGCCGGAGAGGAAAATGCAGCTGGCTAGGGCTTTGGGTTTGCAGCCGAGACAGATCGCTATTTGGTTCCAGAACAGACGCGCCAGGTCTAAGACTAAGCAATTGGAGAAGGATTATGAATTGTTGAAGAGACAATTTGAGGCTCTCTCTGCTGATAATGATGCCCTTAAGTCTCAAAACAAAAAGCTCCACTCAGag TTAATGGCACTGAGGAGCAGGGAATCAAAGGGGAGTGGACCAGGCAGCGCCATGATTATTAATCTGAACAAAGAAACAGAGGGATcttggaacaacaacaacaacaacgtaaGTGAGAACAACAGCATTATTGATGTTAATCTGGGCAGCGCCACCACCACAGCGGACAGCCCACTTTACTCCAacaaacatcatcatcatcatcatcatgtcTTGCCGCCACCGCCGCCTTCCTCAATTGCCCAAACAAATCTGCCGCCTCATCATCATGTTCAAGATGAAGGGTATTGCAATATGTTTGGGTCCGCCATGGACGAGCAGGCCGAGTTCTTGGCCATGGCCCCGGGCTCCACAACATTCCCATTGAGCTTCTCCTTCTCTTAG